Within Ipomoea triloba cultivar NCNSP0323 chromosome 9, ASM357664v1, the genomic segment GCACGTCTTGATCGAGACAAACCATCATGCTCCCAATGCTgttggactatatatatatatatgctgtttGGTCTTATATACACGAGACGAATATTTGGGTTTCCCGGCCAACTTCATTAATAAGAGAGGGGCAGAGTGCTGCCTCTAGGAGCATCATTATGGGTTATTTCGCGaaaattgaggagttttttaagtgtgattatgaaagagaaaatggaaaaaaaaaaaaattaaaatctgtGTTCTGTCAGGCGCGCCTCAGGCCTTGCAccgcacgcgcccgctgggcgcctGTTGTGGGCGAACAGCAAAGTTGCTCCATTGTCCCATGTCTGCAAATTTACTGTTCCATGCACCCCATTTTGCAGAAGCAACCCACCCATTCTCTCTCTTCTCATTTTTGATTTCTCTCCCATGCCATGTAAGCTTTGGACTAACATTATCCCCACCAATAACCATTGGTGGGGATGctcttataatataattaagacaAAGGTaactaacaaaaatataattaagcagCACTGCATATGTACAGCAGTAACGTAACGCAAACAAGTCAGTGTGCGGAAAACCAACGCGCATGCAGGTCACAACAAACAGAGAGCCACATGCAAACTCCTTTCCTGTTACACATAGCACACTTGTCGTCCACAAAAAAGAGACAAAATTTCTGACGGGGTAGACCCAAGCTCGGGGTCTAATGCTCGAAAGTAGAAGATAGCCGACCTAGAATCAAAAGGAGGCAAGGGTGGACGCAACAGACGATTAAGGAAGCGACTAGCACGGGCAAGGGGTGGGCCGATTAGTCGAGAATCGGCTGGTGGACGAAAGCGGATGAATAGAAGAAATACAACAGGACTCGGGCTAAGAGGGTTGAGTGAAGAGGCTAAGCTTTGCACTTCGAAGGATCGAGTCATGACGAGGAGGACGAGAAGGAAGACGACACTTGTATAAAGGAGGGTACGAGGCTAGGGAAGTTGACAGAGAAGAGTCGGTCATACCAATCACAAAGCAGTAGCCGGGTAAGGATGCCGGAGAGGTAAGGCGGTGCGGGGAAGGTGAATTTGGAAGTTTCCTAACGGCGATGGAAGGCAGGCGCGGATTTTGAAGACAAAACATAGAAAGAAGATCAAAACACTTTAGGAAATTAGGCTAAATGTAGTAACGAAGGAAATCTCCAAATATGGTAGTTTAAGACTTCTAAAGGAAATCAACCCCAAACTTGTATATATAACTAGAGGTGTAGAACCTTGAAGAAGGTTAAGCCGCTCAAGTTTCATCTTAAACACTTAGCAATTCTTCCCAACCTCTCCCCATCCTCGCAAAGAAATCACCAACCCCTTCCTGCTAAAATTTCTCCCCAACCTCTCCGCCCCTTTTGTATGCAAAACTTAAATCGACTCTTTTTCCCGTCTCATCACTTTCGAGCAACTCAACCACCAGCCACTCAACCCACCGTCTCTTCTTGCTTCACTGGTTTTCTTACACATAACACACTTGCACACAAATAAATGTGATATTTTTATAAGCCTTGCGCTAGCAAAgctaaaactatatatatatatatatatatatatatatatatatatatatatattataaactaAGATCAGAGAATTGAAATATAAACGAAAAAGCTAGCAACCTGCAGTCATGAATCATAACTCGACGTTCTTCTTCTAACTGAGTCATCATTTTTTAGCCGATTAATTCTATTAACAGACGTTATTCTTCTAATTGAGTTGTGGAAAAATCTTGAATTAGTTTCCCCTTCCTTCAGCCAATATTCCTTAATTCTCTGTACCCAGAATACATTTTAATAAGGTTCAAAAAATCTTGTTCTCCATTTGTTGAAAAATTTGTATTTCCACCAAATTTTGAACTGCAAAAATCActtaaaattcactattatATATGTCTAATACTCCAACTAATACGCACGGATAGGAGCTGATGGATAAACGGGTCTACCACGGATCAGACCGGGAGCGGAAATAGAGGGCCAACCCGGACCCACACGACTGGGCCGTATGGGCCTAAGTTGACCCCTCGAGATCAACTTGGCTGACTTTGGTTCATGACTTGACCCCTCGGGGTCGACTCATGGGCAACCCCGGCCCATGAGTCGACCCTGGGTCTCGATTTGACGCTGTCTTCTCAGCGCAAGACACTGTCCTAGGCCGTTAAAGTGGTTTTCTCCGAGCGATTAGGCCTAGGATTAGTATAAAAACATGCAACATTGTCTTATTGAGACATCTTCTTCATACTTTGTCCTAACGACATTCTTGTCATATTATTACACAATCTTGTAATAGCTTTATcctttattcaatatataaaataaatccGATGTACACTTTTATCCGTTACTTGTCATACCCCTATAATCttatcgggtttattgattCGGATTACCcgagttaattaaatccatcagagcattacatatttacatgccCACAACCCTggctatacatatatatatatatatatatatatatatatatatatatatatatgctgcttGTAGCAGGGTTACTACAGTGTCAGTTAACGGATTCAATTACATTCCATCATTCCATGCGCCAAAAATTCATGCATACAATATCTTATTATTGTTGCCATGCCCGCATGCATGCATGGGATGTATATTGGGATTTGACCGTCCAATTTTGTGCACACATACTTACCTAACAAACTAATTTTACAAACGTCTTAATGAATTTTGAACCTGAGACGACTACCGATGCTAACAAactttttatacattaatttgattatttaacATGTGCTGGCACGGGCGACTGGTTCATCTTCTGTCATTAGGGAATGAGATATTCTTCCGCCTTATTGTATTTCAGTTTATCTTGATggttaatatatttgttttgttggatttcaaaaaaaacataattaattattttgatcaTGTGGCATGGCACATGAGTCAACCGTTTTTAATTGcagattattaattattattattacgattCATATTATTTAAACGTTTCCACGTGCATTCATGATCTTTGGTTGGAATGTGAATATTCCAAATTAACAAAAAGCTagatacattatatatataaaggtcgggatttaataatttatcactTTAggttgcaaaaaaaataaaaaaaaaataaaaaaatttatcacttTACGAATATTGGAAGAATATTATGCCAGTTTATTTCATGCATGAATGCATGTTAGACGTAATTGTACACCACTAGCTGTATAATATTCCTTCTCACTTCACTATTTATTCAAATCATCACGAACAACTTAACGCCATTCCCTCCTCAGCTCTCCcttcaaaattaaataagaatatataaataaaaatattatgagTATATATTAACCAAAAAATGGAGCGAGGTAGGGTtaaattaaacacaataattattGTATGTTATTCATATGTGTGATGCGCAAACATTTATACCCAGTATTAATGTTACTCAATGTTAAAAtcttaatcatattaaaatatttttcttaaaataatgttatatattttttaaatcatagttgtagaattcatattatattaaatgtatagttgataatttgattaatattattaaaataatatttttaaatatgataaattactaaatataatcataataacatttaattaaaacatAACTGAAATCAAACTTATTTGAATCTCGAATTGATAAGATAACATTTTATAACAAATTTGTACCTAGCTGGCTTAGCTTGTATTTGTAATGATATGAGATGTAGAGAGTGATTAGacgtgtatatatgtgtgtgaattCTGAAATGACCGAGTAACGTAGGAGTTACAGTCTAATTTTGATCATTTACTCATTAAGTCATTACTATGAATATGAATTGGGACCCATGCATCATCAAACGTACTGGATACTGTAACTATATTTGGtggatctgatctgatctgatatTCTCGGCCCCGGCCCCTTTAATCACTCCATTATACCATAACTTTCCTATTCATATTCATTGCGGGAGTACTGCTTTTTCATATGATCAATCATGATTATACACCATCAATTATTGACTATTGAGTACAGTctatataatgtttaatttgccttgctttatttttagtataagtttatttaatttcttttaccATTATATTAGTGAACTTTAAAGAtatttgatggatatattaggaacGGGCCAAGTTGACCCGAGGGAGCAAGACAAGGGTCACGAGAAGGTCCGGGACCCGGGTTGGAGCCCCGTGCTTGACCCGGGCTAATTCATTTAGCATCTCGGCCCAATAGAATTGTAGTTGAAtagaaatgatattttagttttgCTAACATGAAACTtcagtatgtataaaaaaaaatgaatatgttatacaaacaaAACTAATTATTCATAACGGGTGccgtttattttcattaaaagaaaaggCACCGATAATGGtctacagtaaaatttgccataTAATAAGTTATGgagtgaaattatatttttaataggtcctgtttggtaaataatcagcttatcaaccaattttgacttatttaatcactattagttgtttggttaataagctttttgtaactccaaaatactaaaattcaaaaggctactcaaagcagccttttcaattagctttttgagaaaagaaattatatcaaacagctgatgctaacagctaattttactaaacaactttctacaatcagccaatgttattaacaaatcataccttctaacccaaacagccaatccaatcagccaacatccatttaccaaacatggcctatgtgtaattatttatagagaaaatatttgatgcaccaaCTAAAAAGAATGAGtttggtattttatttgttgaaaAGATAACGGGATATGGTTCAGTGCTAGTGTATAGAATAGATTgtgcataaatattttaatacacacatacatatatataattaaagtgATAAAAAAGAAGGGATTGCAGTGAATTGTATCCAGTCAATCCAAAAGGAAAAGGATAGCAAAAAGTGAAAGTACACTTTAGAGTGAATGATTCATTGTGCACTGGGAATCAAAGTATAGATGGAGTGAgcagtagtggtggtggtggtgtagtatatgaatgaatgaatgaatataCGATGGATGCGTAGATGAGAGTGTGGGTTGACACTGAGTCTCCGCTTAGTCAACATCATCCCTCCCTCCCCGCATACTGACGAGCAACTCCGCGCTGGCAAAGATTCCATCTCTGTCCTTCTTCTCCTTtactctcttcttcttttcagACTCTGCCCTAAATTTCAATTCCTTCCACTCGCAACTCGCCCGCCAGTCGCCAGTCGCCATCCCTTTTTCTTAATTACTCTATTCTCTTAATACATTACTCATATCTTCCCTTCTTCTGTGATTGCTCCTCCACTATACCATATTATGTTATCATATCATAAtattccttttccttttcatttcactacttttatctttttaaaataaataaataatatgggGTGTACCACCTCCAAGATCGATGACCTGCCGGCGGTGGCGCTCTGTCGGGACCGCTGCGCCTTCCTCGACGAAGCTATCCGCCAGCGCTACTCTCTCGCCGAGGCTCACCTCGCCTACCTTCAGTCTCTCCGTGCTATTGGTGCCTCTCTCCACCACTTCTTCGATCAGCAGGATCTCGACGCTTTTCCTCCAACACCTGTTATCAGTCTCCCTTCTCACCCTAAAGGAGTAGGAGGAGGAGACCCACAACCTACTGCTTCCCTTCCCCACAAAGCACCCGTTGCAATTCCCTCTCCTCCTCGCTCTAGCACCGGCTCCCACCTTCACTTCATCTCCGATTCCGAAGCTGAAGAAGACTCTGCCTCTGGATCTTTGCTCCACCACTCACACAACGCCACCCCGCTTCATCCCTATGCTCACCTAAACTACGACGCCGGCGCCGATCATGAATCCCTCGCCCTGGGTGGCCCCTACCCGGGAGCTTTTTTTGGTGGTACTACTACTGGATTTACGCACATGAATTTCATGAGGAACCAAGCGACGCCGTCAGTGACCTATGAGCAACGGCCCCTTAGTCCTGACACTGTACGAGTGGGAGACGCTTCTTCTTCCTACTATCCTTATCCTTATGCCAATCCCCAAATCCCTTCCCACACTTATCCCAATCATCAAACTAATTATTATGCTGCGGCTTCTTTCTTCGATTCTTCGCCTCCAGCACACTATGGTTACTCATCTCTTCCTACCCCTACGCCCGGGCCTGGCCCATCATCTTCACCTTCGACTTCCAAACAACCTCCTCCGCCTCCCCCCAGTAGCTCAGCTTGGGATTTCTTGAATCCTTTTGACAATTCTGACAATTTTTATCATCCTTACACACCGAGCCGGGACTCGAGGGAAGTTAGAGAAGAAGAGGGGATTCCTGATTTGGAAGATGAGGATTTTGAGCAAGAGGTAGTGAAGGAAGTCCACGGAGACCAGAAATTTGTGGACACCGAACGCAGTGGTGCCAGCGAAGGAAGCTATTCCAAGGCAGCAGCAAAAGATGATGAGGCAAGACCAAAAGATTCCGACAAGGAACACCGGACCGGACCTAATGTATCTGTGGACAATGATCCAGTGGAATACGAGGTGCATGTGGTTGATAAGAAAATGGTTGGGGGCCAGGCAGGGACTTCAGCTGCTCGCCCCAAGGCTCGCGGTGGTTTCAAGGGTGACTCTGATGTTGTTAGAGAGATTCAGGTTCAATTTGATCAAGCTTCAGAAGCTGGTACTGAGCTTGCTAAGTTGCTTGAGGTTGGAAAGCTTCCCTATAACCGTAAACATGCCACATATCAAGGTAAAAAGAACCATCTTTTCTCTTCAATTGGTGTTAAGTGCTAATCTTATTTAATGCCAACTTTTTACTAGTGATGAGTTCCCAGGCATTATGCAATTTTGTTTGTTCTAACATTGATCCAAAAAACAGAACTTGAAGTGATATTTTATGCTTGAGGTTATATTGATTGCCTTTAATAGTTGTTTCactggtcttttttttttttttttttttctgatagTTTCTTCAAAGATGTTTCGCACAATTATGCCTTCCTCGTCTTTGGAATCATCACAACCTTCTACATCAAATGCCACTCAGATTGAGATGGCCAATCCTGCTATATTAGATGCAGAAGGAGATGTCAGTTTCTTAAAGTCCAAAAACCTTTCTTCTACATTACAGAAGCTGTACCTTTGGGAGAAAAAGCTGTGCGAAGAGGTtaaggtaaatttttttttttcttgagtcTGTGATTCATTCCATTTCCAGTCCTTTTTGCTTTACCTGTTATAGCAACCATTTTATGGAGATTGCCTTTTTGGGTGTTTGGACGATGAATGTTCTGTATGTTATTCAGTAGATCTTTTAGATGCTTCTTACCATGTCATGCTTTCcatatgtaaatgtaaatgccacTTGCATCCCTCCAGTTTACCATTTTGACTAGTCTTTCAGTGTGCTAGTCTTGCATGCAACATTATCTATTTCTTATGCGCTGCCAGTGTTTATACATTGACATATAAACTGCAATTGACCTTTGGCATATGTTCTTTCCTAAACTTATGCACTCTGTACTTTTCTTGATTGAATCTAATTGACTCTGTATAATTTGGTCTTATTCTTCATACACATAGTATGcagtaataatatattatatatgtgatgCTGAGACTTGTTTCAGTTAAATTTTGCTTCATTCTTGGATTTTCTCCCTTTCCCATGTGCAATCAAGTTTAATTGACATGCTATTGTGCATATCAACTGTAATCTTTTCTCACTCTTTGACTTGTGTAATAAAGATGTCTTCTTTACACTCACGCTTTGCAGGTTGAGGAGAGAATGAGAGTACAGCACGAGAGGAAAAGTAAAAAACTGAAGCGGCTAGATGAAAAGGGTGCTGAGGCACACAAAATCGATGTGACAAGAAATTTGGTCAGGAGCCTTTCATCAAAAattagaattgcaattcaggTTGTTGATAAGATCTCTGTGACGATAAATAAACTGAGGGATGAGGAGTTGTGGCCACTGATTAATGAATTTATACAAGGGTATGCagaaattttagtaattttatcaAGTAATCATTGTgttttttattcctttttgttctACTAGGTGGTGCTTCTTAATCTAAAATTTGAAACCTCTactctctttattttattaatctgTTTTTAGTTATTGTTTTCCTTGAACATTGCTTCAGTTCTGTAATTCTGTTGGCATCTATCCTTTGACGTTGGTGATATTACTTGCATTTCTTAATTTATTACCAGCATGCTTTTGTTATAAGGTGCAAATTTAATTGAGATCGCCAGTTTGGTTTAGTGGTTGTGATAATCTGGTTTCCTACATGTGGGAATCTTGGGCAATGTGGCAATCCATATTTAGTCTCagtttttaaagaaatatgCAAGCATCTGGATTCCCAAGATTGAAATCCACAGGAATCTTGCACGATTGCTTCAAAATAAACACCCTTTAGATGTTTTGAATCATCAAGTGGTGATATTAACTTGAGACCATAAGTGCATGTAAAGCACTATACAGTGGTATGTGGGTATGTACACATTATATTAATCTAGCTATTTTGATTGCATGGgtgataattttaattttcccttattttcctacattttaattttgaataatttgTCAACTCTAGGTTAACCAGAATGTGGAAATCCATGCTTGAGTGCCATCAAAATCAGTGCCAGGCTATTGTGGAAGCTAAGCGGTTAGATGCCATTGCATTGCACAAGCAGTTTACTGACACTCATCTTGATTCTACTTTACGACTTGAGCGCGAGCTTCTGAACTGGACATTTAGATTCTCTTGTTGGATAGGTGCCCAGAAAGGTTATGTGAAAGCACTGAATAGCTGGCTCATGAAATGCCTTCTGTATGTACCTGAAGAAACAGCTGATGGAATAGTTCCCTTTTCTCCTGGTAGGATTGGTGCACCCCCTGTGTTTGTTGTTNtttttttttttttttttttttctgatagTTTCTTCAAAGATGTTTCGCACAATTATGCCTTCCTCGTCTTTGGAATCATCACAACCTTCTACATCAAATGCCACTCAGATTGAGATGGCCAATCCTGCTATATTAGATGCAGAAGGAGATGTCAGTTTCTTAAAGTCCAAAAACCTTTCTTCTACATTACAGAAGCTGTACCTTTGGGAGAAAAAGCTGTGCGAAGAGGTtaaggtaaatttttttttttcttgagtcTGTGATTCATTCCATTTCCAGTCCTTTTTGCTTTACCTGTTATAGCAACCATTTTATGGAGATTGCCTTTTTGGGTGTTTGGACGATGAATGTTCTGTATGTTATTCAGTAGATCTTTTAGATGCTTCTTACCATGTCATGCTTTCcatatgtaaatgtaaatgccacTTGCATCCCTCCAGTTTACCATTTTGACTAGTCTTTCAGTGTGCTAGTCTTGCATGCAACATTATCTATTTCTTATGCGCTGCCAGTGTTTATACATTGACATATAAACTGCAATTGACCTTTGGCATATGTTCTTTCCTAAACTTATGCACTCTGTACTTTTCTTGATTGAATCTAATTGACTCTGTATAATTTGGTCTTATTCTTCATACACATAGTATGcagtaataatatattatatatgtgatgCTGAGACTTGTTTCAGTTAAATTTTGCTTCATTCTTGGATTTTCTCCCTTTCCCATGTGCAATCAAGTTTAATTGACATGCTATTGTGCATATCAACTGTAATCTTTTCTCACTCTTTGACTTGTGTAATAAAGATGTCTTCTTTACACTCACGCTTTGCAGGTTGAGGAGAGAATGAGAGTACAGCACGAGAGGAAAAGTAAAAAACTGAAGCGGCTAGATGAAAAGGGTGCTGAGGCACACAAAATCGATGTGACAAGAAATTTGGTCAGGAGCCTTTCATCAAAAattagaattgcaattcaggTTGTTGATAAGATCTCTGTGACGATAAATAAACTGAGGGATGAGGAGTTGTGGCCACTGATTAATGAATTTATACAAGGGTATGCagaaattttagtaattttatcaAGTAATCATTGTgttttttattcctttttgttctACTAGGTGGTGCTTCTTAATCTAAAATTTGAAACCTCTactctctttattttattaatctgTTTTTAGTTATTGTTTTCCTTGAACATTGCTTCAGTTCTGTAATTCTGTTGGCATCTATCCTTTGACGTTGGTGATATTACTTGCATTTCTTAATTTATTACCAGCATGCTTTTGTTATAAGGTGCAAATTTAATTGAGATCGCCAGTTTGGTTTAGTGGTTGTGATAATCTGGTTTCCTACATGTGGGAATCTTGGGCAATGTGGCAATCCATATTTAGTCTCagtttttaaagaaatatgCAAGCATCTGGATTCCCAAGATTGAAATCCACAGGAATCTTGCACGATTGCTTCAAAATAAACACCCTTTAGATGTTTTGAATCATCAAGTGGTGATATTAACTTGAGACCATAAGTGCATGTAAAGCACTATACAGTGGTATGTGGGTATGTACACATTATATTAATCTAGCTATTTTGATTGCATGGgtgataattttaattttcccttattttcctacattttaattttgaataatttgTCAACTCTAGGTTAACCAGAATGTGGAAATCCATGCTTGAGTGCCATCAAAATCAGTGCCAGGCTATTGTGGAAGCTAAGCGGTTAGATGCCATTGCATTGCACAAGCAGTTTACTGACACTCATCTTGATTCTACTTTACGACTTGAGCGCGAGCTTCTGAACTGGACATTTAGATTCTCTTGTTGGATAGGTGCCCAGAAAGGTTATGTGAAAGCACTGAATAGCTGGCTCATGAAATGCCTTCTGTATGTACCTGAAGAAACAGCTGATGGAATAGTTCCCTTTTCTCCTGGTAGGATTGGTGCACCCCCTGTGTTTGTTGTTTGCAATCACTGGTCACAAGCATTGGAAAGAGTTTCTGAGAAAGAGGTTTTAGACAGCATGTTAGCTTTTGCAAAAAGTGTTCTTGAGTTATGGGAACGAGACAAGGTAGAAATGCGGCAACGAATGATGTCCAGTAAGGATACAGAAAGAATAGTTAAGGACTTGGATAGGGAAGATCAGAAGATACAAAAGGAGATGCAGGCATTAGATAAAAGGTTATTACTGGTGTCAGGGGTGGAAAATGATCTGTCATTAAATAGGCATGTTGTGTACCAGAGCGATACGAGTAAAAGTAGTAGCCTTCAGGGTGGTCTACAGCATATATTTGAAGCTATGGAAAGATTTACTGCCAACTCCTTGAAAGTGTATGAGGAGCTGTTGCAACGCATTGAAGAGGATAATCTTTCAAGAGCACATGAACAAGTGTCATAGCTGGCCGCTCTTTGTGGTTGAAGAAGTGAAAGTGAAAAAGTGTGTTCACTTGAAGAAGCTATTGAAGTTTCATTGGGGGGAATCAGGGAAAGGAATATCAAACTCTTTGTTGCCTTTTTCCCTTGGTTGTAATGTGCACAGCTGGCCGCCCAAGGGGTGTAAGTAAATGTATGTATTTGATGGCTGAAAAGATGAGATACAGTGTAGATCTGTGTCTGTTGGTGGATGGCAAGGCAGGCAGGCAGGCAGGCATTGGAAAGTTGAGGGTAAATTTTGCATTTAGGGTTAAGCTTGGGTGGGCACAGTGGGTGTTTGGTGACGCAAGTCATGAATTGCCACTTTACCTGAGCAAGCTGATACTCTCTAGCTAAAATATAATGAATGTAtcattaactaatttattgtacaggaattattattatttttgctgTTAATAAGACTTAATTGTTTTTTTGGGTATGAACTGAGGGATGAATGGTGGCAGCCTTGATAATGGTCTCCTCCCTCGTCCAGGACCACAGCAGCAGTCTAGTCTAGTGGGAGTCAGCAATTTGTATTTCCTAATGATTAGAAGCAGATAGATAGCGGCTGCTGAAGATTGTGATGGGTGTTTCAAACAATTAACACTCCCTCCCAATTCACCAATGAAATATATATGCTCCACTCAGCTCCAGTTCACAAAAGAAATCTATTTTCACTGCCAAGACAAAGGAAGGACAACACAAGCCCTCACCTGGTCTCAACATTTTCCTTGTTTTTAGGGAGGGACCTGTGGCTGTGGATTCTCGTCCTGCCTGCCTGCGAATGCATCTTCATTCAGCACTGCCATCCAAATTTCTGACATACCTATCCAACCCatttctcttgccattgttttgAACATTATATTAACACACTCATCCCCTTAGCTTGGTCAATGCTGAGAGTGATGAATTAAGGAACAGCTTCAGAACCCCTTACTATATATAGATGTTCGCCAAATGAAGGCTAGAGGGAAAACTGCTAGATTTGAACACAATTTGGGTCCTGCTACTTGACTCCCTCCCTTCTTTTAATTTGCTCATATAAAATATAGAGGAATGTGACTGGAAGAATCTTTCATTCCATTTGTTGAAAACTACTTTGATCTGGATCTAATTCCTTTCTTGGCTGGCTATGTTTGGACAGTGGTTCCAACCATCAGGTACAAAACCAAGCACAATTTGCATTCATTTTCTGTCTTCAATAATCACAAAATGACTGCATCGATCATTCTCCAGCCTAGCTCCTAATTTCCTAAAGGTAATGTAGGGCTGGATCTGCATCAGAAAGGCAACATTATATTAATGGCCTGTTTAATCATGTTGTAAATCTTGTCTGTCTGAGGATCAAGATACAAATAATACTTACTTGAAGCCTGCCATCTTTTCTTGAATGACTGCAATGGACCCAGCAGCAAAGGGCATAATTCATGTGCTTTGAGTTCCTAGCTTCCAGTTGTATACCCATCTTAATTCAGCACATGGAGTCTGACATTATGCATCAGTTTCAGAGGAAAATATGAGTGCTTTTGTTATTATGAGATGTATTGTCATTAGTCCTGTAGACCACCAGAATCTTGACAACTCTTTTACCCTTAACCAAATATCTTCAAATAATCAAATCTTTTGCACTTTTTATGTATTCGTTCACAAATCTGGGGGATCCATTAGTGCAAAAAACCGGGATCAAGTACAAATGATAGTGTTTAACAAACTGATCAAGTATTCTGCACTTCTGCCAGTAATCTCTCTCTTTTTTACA encodes:
- the LOC116030265 gene encoding nitrate regulatory gene2 protein-like → MGCTTSKIDDLPAVALCRDRCAFLDEAIRQRYSLAEAHLAYLQSLRAIGASLHHFFDQQDLDAFPPTPVISLPSHPKGVGGGDPQPTASLPHKAPVAIPSPPRSSTGSHLHFISDSEAEEDSASGSLLHHSHNATPLHPYAHLNYDAGADHESLALGGPYPGAFFGGTTTGFTHMNFMRNQATPSVTYEQRPLSPDTVRVGDASSSYYPYPYANPQIPSHTYPNHQTNYYAAASFFDSSPPAHYGYSSLPTPTPGPGPSSSPSTSKQPPPPPPSSSAWDFLNPFDNSDNFYHPYTPSRDSREVREEEGIPDLEDEDFEQEVVKEVHGDQKFVDTERSGASEGSYSKAAAKDDEARPKDSDKEHRTGPNVSVDNDPVEYEVHVVDKKMVGGQAGTSAARPKARGGFKGDSDVVREIQVQFDQASEAGTELAKLLEVGKLPYNRKHATYQVSSKMFRTIMPSSSLESSQPSTSNATQIEMANPAILDAEGDVSFLKSKNLSSTLQKLYLWEKKLCEEVKVEERMRVQHERKSKKLKRLDEKGAEAHKIDVTRNLVRSLSSKIRIAIQVVDKISVTINKLRDEELWPLINEFIQGLTRMWKSMLECHQNQCQAIVEAKRLDAIALHKQFTDTHLDSTLRLERELLNWTFRFSCWIGAQKGYVKALNSWLMKCLLYVPEETADGIVPFSPGRIGAPPVFVVCNHWSQALERVSEKEVLDSMLAFAKSVLELWERDKVEMRQRMMSSKDTERIVKDLDREDQKIQKEMQALDKRLLLVSGVENDLSLNRHVVYQSDTSKSSSLQGGLQHIFEAMERFTANSLKVYEELLQRIEEDNLSRAHEQVS